In the Breoghania sp. genome, GGTCGCACGGGATTGATCTTGCGGTCTGGTGAGCAGGATGCGCATGCCGTCCGCCTGTCTATTCGGCCAGGAAGCCGGGGCCGGCCGCAGCCTTCAGCGCCAGGCCGAGATCTGCCCCCATCGCGGCGGCATCTGCAATATTCGCCTCGCGCACGCCTTCGTGGCACAGGCTGCCATCGGGCTTCAGGATGAGGCCGCGCAGTGTCACCGTGCTGTCGGCAATCCGTGCCAGACCCGCGATCGGTGTGCGGCAGGAGCCATCCAGTTCCCGCAGGAATGCGCGTTCGGCTGTCAGGCAGATGGCGGTCTCTTCATGATGGATCGCGGCCAGAAGCGCGCCGATCCGCTCATCCCCGATGCGGCTTTCGATGCAGATCGCGCCCTGTCCAACCGCCGGCAGGAAGGAATCTTCGTCAATCACCGACGTGACCACATCGCCGAGCCCCAGCCGTTTGAGGCCCGCATAGGCGAGCAGGGTGGCGTCAACGACACCTTCGGCCAGCTTTTCAAGCCGTCTTTGCACGTTACCGCGATAGGTCACGACTTCAAGATCGGGCCGCAGGCGCTTTACCATGGCCTGACGGCGCAGCGAGGCGGAGCCGACAACCGCGCCTTGCGGCAGGTCGAGAAGCGTCGACGCCTTGGGCGAGATGAAGGCGTCGCGCACATCTTCGCGCGGCAGAAAAGCGGAGATTTCCAGCCCGTCCGGCAGCAGCGTCGGCATGTCCTTTGACGAATGGACCGCAAAGTCGATATCACCGGAGAGAAGCGCGTCTTCGATTTCCTTGGTAAAAAGGCCCTTGCCACCAACCTCCGACAGCGCACGATCGAGAATTCTGTCGCCGGACGTCTTGATGATCGCAATCTGGAAGGCTTCCTCCGGCAGGCCGTGGGCCTTCATAAGCCGATCGCGTGTCTCATGAGCCTGGGCAAGCGCCAGCGCACTGCCGCGCGTGCCGATCCGGACAGGTTTCGATTGCAATGATCTTGTTCCCGGGTTAGGGCCGCTTGCGTCCGGCTCGTGGAGAACCGAAAAAGAAGCGGCGACAAGTTGGCCGGCGAGACCGGCAGACAGAGCGTAATGATAAGGCCCGAAGGCGCCATGTCCAATGAGCTAGCCGGAGACGACCCGGCACTGCAAACAAATTTCGCACCGGCAGATGTGGCGGGGGCACTCGTGCTCGGAATCGAGACGAGTTGCGACGAGACCGCAGCTGCCGTCATCCGCCGAAACGCCGACGGAACCGGCGAGATCCTGTCCAATATCGTGCGATCCCAGATCGAGGATCATGCGGCTTTTGGCGGCGTCGTTCCGGAAATCGCGGCGCGCGCGCATATCGCGCTGCTGGACGGGCTGGTGCGCACCGCCATGGATGAGGCCGGGGTCGCGTTCGACGATCTCGACGCCGTGGCGGCAACCGCCGGGCCCGGGCTCATCGGCGGCGTCATCGTGGGGTTGATGACCGCCAAGGCGATCGCACTGGCCGCCGACAAGCCGCTTGTCGCGGTCAACCATCTGGAAGCCCACGCATTGACGGCGCGGCTTACCGACCATGTTTCCTTTCCCTACCTGATGCTTCTGGTTTCCGGCGGCCACACGCAATTCGTGTTGGCGCGCGGGGTCGGCGACTATGTCCGCCTCGGCTCCACCATCGACGATGCGCTGGGCGAGGCCTTCGACAAGACGGCCAAGCTCCTGGGGCTTGCCTATCCGGGCGGGCCTGCGGTGGAACGGGCCGCGAAGACGGGCAACGGCTCGCGGTTCGATCTGCCGCGCCCGTTGCTCAATCGCCCCGGTCTCGACATGTCCTTTGCCGGTCTGAAGACGGCTGTCCGCGTGGCGGCGGAGCGCGCCGCCCCCTTGAGCGATCAGGATGTGGCGGATCTGTGTGCCTCCTTTCAGGAAGCCGCCGCCGATGTGGTCTCGCAGCGTGCGGGGCGGGCGCTGGCGCTGTTTGAGGAGGAATATCCGGGCGTGGAGCCGGTGCTCGTCATTGCGGGGGGAGTGGCTGCGAACCAGCGCATCCGCGACGGGCTTGAACAGGCCGCGGAAGCTGTGGGGGCACGGCTCGTTGCGCCGCCGCCGCAGCTTTGCACCGACAATGGCGCGATGATCGCCTGGGCGGGGGCGGAGCGGTTCGTGCTCGGCCTGGTGGATGAACTGGATGTCAGCCCGCGCCCGCGCTGGCCGCTGGACGCGACGGCGCAGCCGATGCTCGGAGACGGGCGCAAGGGAGCGAAGGTATGAGATTTCAAAGGATCGGTGTCGTGGGCGGTGGCTCATGGGGCACGGCGCTGGCGCTGGTCGCCGCGCGCGCCGGGCGCGATGTCTCGCTCTATGCGCGCGATGCGGAGACGGTCTCCTCCATCAATGCCTCCCGCCAGACCCCGCGCCTGCCCGGCATCACGCTTGATCGGCCGATCAAGGCGACGGGAGACCTGGCGCAGGCGGTCGATGCGGATGCGGTGCTGCTCGTGACCCCGGCCCAGACGACCCGCGCGCTGGCGGGGCAAATGGCGCCTTTCCTTCGTGCCGGTACGCCGGTGGTGCTGTGTGCCAAGGGGCTCGAACATGGCTCGGGCAAGCTGCTGGGCGATGTGCTCGCCGAAACCTTGCCCGGCGCGTCGGTCGCGGTTCTCTCCGGCCCGAGCTTCGCCAGTGACGTGGCGCGCGGCCTGCCGACGGCGGTGACGGTCGCCGCTGGTGATGCGGACCTTGCCGACGATCTGGCCCGTGCGCTGGCCTGCGACAGTCTCCGGCCCTATTCCTCAACGGATCTTGTCGGTGTGCAGATCGGCGGCGCACTCAAGAATGTGCTGGCGATCCCTTGCGGGGTGATTGTCGGGCGCGGACTGGGCGCGAGCGCGCAGGCTGCCCTGATCGCCCGCGGCTTCGCGGAGCTTTCAAGGCTCGCCAAGGCCATGGGCGCGCAGAGCGAAACCCTGTCGGGGCTCTCGGGGCTGGGGGATCTGGTCCTTACGGCGTCCTCGCCGCAATCGCGCAACATGGCGTTCGGCATCGAGGTGGGCAGGGGGGGCTCTGTGGCCGAATTGACCGCGCCGGGCACAAAGCTCGTCGAAGGCGTTCACACCGCGCCAGTGGCGGTGGAGCTTGGCAGGCGGGAGGGCGTGGAGCTTCCGATCTGCGAGGTGGTGGCAAGTGTGCTGGCCGATGTGCTTTCCGTTGATGACGCGCTGCAAACGCTCATGAGCCGTCCGCTCAAACGCGAGATCTGATCCCGCGCCAGGCAGGGACGGCGAGGCTCAGGGCCGTGTGCGCAGGGCGTCTGCCAGCCAGTGCAGGCCGCTGTCATGGATGCCGAGTTCGTAGAGGTGGTCGGCGGTGTTCAGCACATAGTCGCGGTTGGGGCCGGACTGGCCGTGGCTGTCGCGCACGATTTCCAGCTGATGCTCCAGCGCAAGCGCGCCGGCATATTGTGCATGGCCGCGTTCCACCACATAGCTCAGCGCCTTGACGCGCCGCCCGTCATCGAGCGTCACGTCCCGGTAAACCTCGCGATAGACCATGGTGACCTGCTCGCGTTCGCGCAGATAGGCGATGACCTCGTCGCGGTTTTTCGCCTCGACGCGGAAGGCAAGGCCGCGGCAGGCGCCGCCGCGATCCAGCCCGAGCACGAGGCCGGGGCGGGCTTGTGTGCCGCGATGGACCCAGGAATAGACACAGAGCGAACGATGGGAGCCGCGCAGGAGGGCGGGGGCGGTTTCGACATGTGCGAAACCCGGACGCCAGATCAGCGATCCGTAGCCGAACACCCACAAGTCTTCCATGCGCTTTGCCTCTCCAATCTGGTTCCGGCAGATCTGCCGCAGCGAAAGCCTGCCGCTCTATCAGCGCCGCCGCGCAGGTGCAAGGCATGAGGGGGCTGCGGGGAGGCATTTGCGCGCACAGGCTATGATCCTGCGGGAAATTTGCTATTGCTCCGCCACCATGCTGCCGCCCTTGTCCGTCAGGGAAAGGGCGCACAAGTCAATTCAGGAATCGCCTGTCGATGAAAAGCCTTCGCCACACCTTTATGACCGCCGCCGTTCTTCTCGTGATCGGCGGCTGGTCCGCGTTCTGGTTCTATGCGTCGGGCATGGTGAAAGAGCAACTCGATGCCAGGCTCGCCCTTCTGGCGCAGCAAGGGGTGCAGATCTCCTGCGCGGACCGGGAGATTTCCGGCTATCCGTTCCGGATCGAGATTCACTGCGCCGCGACGGATGTGGCGCTTTCCGGCGGGGAACAGGTGTCCGTCGCGGGGTTCCGGGCCGTGGCGCTGATCTACAAGCCGTATCACATCATTTTCGAAGCCGACGCCCCGCTTGCCGCCCGCATGTCGCCGTTTGCGGCGAGCATCGAAGGCGGATGGACCATCGGTCACGCCAGTCTCGAACTGGATGACTGGGAGCTGAGCGAGGCTGCGCTTTCCTTCGAGGATCTGAATCTCGGCCTGCTCGGCGGTTCCACCTCGCAGAAGGCGACGGGCAAGCTTGCCGAACTGCATTTGCGCCGTGCATTGGATAATCCTCAAGCCGCCGATATCGCGCTGACGCTGAAGGACGTGACATTGGTCGGGACGGTCGCCAATGCCACTCCCTTCGATGGCGGTGTTCTGGTGCGCGTGCCGGATGGCCGCGATCTGCTGACGGGGAAGATCGAGGCGCGGGATCTCATCGGCCGGCCTCTCGATATTGAGGAGGTCTTTCTTTCCCGCGATGGCGCGCGGCTTGCCGCCCATGGCGAGCTGACGGTGACCCGTGAGGGGTTTCTTGAGGGCGAGCTGGACGTGAGCGCGGTGGAGCCCGGCCAGGTGGCAGGGCTGGTTGCGCCCTTCTATCCGGCCGATTCCAGGATCCCGATGGCCTTTCAGGGCGCGCTGATGGGGTTTGGCAAGAAAAGCGGGCCCGACGAGGCGGCCGCGGTCAGCGCGACACTCACCTTCCGCGATGGGATGATCCGCATCGGTCTTATCCCGATTGCGCAGATGACGCCGCTTTTCTGAAGTGAGCTAGTGGAAATTGCGCCCCTTGGGCATGACGGCGGCTGCGGGCGCCTGATCGCGGGCGGCGGGTTCCGGGCCACGGGGGTCGCCGATCAGGCTGCGGACACGGGCGCCGGGCTTCGGCTTGTGGCGGAAATCCTCAATGGGGCGTTTGACCTCGTCGCCGCGCGCGGTGGCATCCATGTCGCCCGCATCGCTTGAGAGAACCTGCAAGAGATCGCTCACGTCGCGAAGGTCGTGGGCGACCACGTGGATGACCCCTTCGGCCGATTGCAGCGTGCCGCGCACCTGAACGAAGCGCGCGCCCAGAACCACGGCGCGGAACTTCTCGAAGACCTTCGGCCAGACGATGATATTGGCGACGCCCGTCTCGTCTTCCAGCGTCATGAAGATGACGCCCTTGGCCGTGCCCGGTCGCTGGCGGATGAGCACCAGCCCGGCCACGCAGATATTCCGCCCCGAAGGTGTGGCGGCAAGGTCCGCATTGGGGCGCACACGGGCGCGGTGGAGATGGGCGCGCACGAAGGAAACCGGATGCGCCTTCAGCGACAGGCGCAGGTAGCGATAGTCGTTGACGACCTGTTCGCCCATCGGCATGGGCGGCAGGTCGGCGTCCGGCTCGCGGGTGAGATCGCCGTGATGCTCCACATCGAAGAGCGGCAGGAGATCGGCCTTCGCGCCGGTTTTCCCCTTGGCCAGCGCCCGCGCCGCCCACAGCGCCTCGCGCCGGTCCAGCCCGATGGAGCGGAAGGCGTCCGCATCGGCCAGCCGTTCGATGGTCGCCCGCGACAGCCCGGTGCGCAGCCACAGGTCGCGGATGGAATCGTAGCCCCGCCCGCGCGCTGCCGTCAGTTGTTCCATCTCGTTCTGTTTCAGCCCCTTCACCTGCCGGAGGCCCAGGCGCACCGCATGACGGGCCCGGCTGACGCCCGCCATGGCACGGTGGTTGGCGTGGAGCGGCGGGGCGGGCGCCTCCGGCTCGCGGGCTTCAAGATCGTTGTCCCAGCCGGAATGATTGATATCGACGGGCCGGATCTCCACGCCGTGTTCGCGCGCATCGCGCACGAGTTGGGCGGGCGCATAGAAGCCCATCGGCTGGGCGTTCAGGATCGCGGCGCAGAAGGCGTCCGGGTAGAAGCATTTCAGCCATGAGGAGGCATAGACCAGCAGCGCGAAGGAGGCGGCGTGGCTTTCGGGAAATCCGTATTCCCCGAAGCCCTCGATCTGGCGGAAGCAGCGTTCGGCGAAATCGCGCTCATAGCCGTTGGCGGCCATGCCCTCGATCATCTTGGTCTGAAAGGTGCCGATGGTGCCGACCCGGCGGAAGGTCGCCATGGCGCGGCGCAGGCGGTCGGCCTCCGACGGCGTGAAGCCCGCGGCGACGATGGCGATGCGCATGGCCTGTTCCTGAAAGAGCGGCACGCCCAGCGTCTTGTGCAGCACCGCGCGCAGCTCCTCCTTGGGATAGCTGACATCCTCCAGCCCCTGCCGCCTGCGCAGATAGGGATGCACCATGTCGCCCTGAATGGGACCGGGGCGCACGATCGCCACCTCGATGACGAGATCGTAGAATTCGCGCGGGCGCAGGCGCGGCAGCATGGTCATCTGCGCCCGGCTTTCCACCTGGAAGACGCCGACCGAATCGGCCCGGCACAGCATGTCGTAGACGGCGGGCACCTCCGCCGGGATGGTGGCGATGGTGAGGGGGAGGCGATAGTGGCGCTGCAACATCTCAAGCGCCTTGGAAATGGCGCTCAGCATGCCCAGTGCCAATATGTCGATCTTCATGATGCCGAGGGCATCTAGATCGTCCTTGTCCCATTCGATCACCGTGCGGCCCGGCATGGCCGCGTTCTGGATGGGGGCAAGCTCGTCAAGCCGTCCGCGGGTGATGACGAAGCCGCCCACATGCTGGGAGAGGTGACGGGGAAATCCGGCAATGGCGCGCGAAAGTTCCAGCACTTGCGAAAGCGTGTGTTCCTTCGGGTCGAGGCCTGCGCGAAGGGCGGCCTCCTGGGTTCCGCTTTTCGATGAGCCCCAGATCGTTCCGGCAAGGGCGGCGACCGCATCCTGCGACAGGCCGAAAGCCTTGCCGACCTCGCGCAGCGCGGAGCGGGCGCGGTAGGTGATGACGGTGGCGGCAAGGCCTGCGCGCTCGCGGCTGTAGCGGGCATAGATGTACTGAATCACCTCCTCGCGCCGTTCATGCTCGAAATCGACGTCGATATCGGGCGGTTCGCGGCGTTCCGGCGAGATGAATCGTTCAAAGAGCAGGTCGGCGCGCGCCGGGTCGACCTCGGTGATGCCGAGGCAGAAACAGACCGCGGAATTGGCCGCCGAACCACGCCCCTGACACAGGATCGCGCGCGAACGGGCAAAGCGCACAATGTCGAAGACGGTCAGGAAATAGGGCGCGTATTGCAGCTCGCGGATGAGGCCCAGTTCATAGCTGAGCGCGGCGCGCACCTTGTCGGGAACACCATCGGGGTAGCGCAGCCGCGCGCCTTCCTGCGTGAAATGTTCCAGGGCCGCTTGCGGGTCGGCAAAGCCTTCCACCGGCTCGTCCGGATATTCATAGGCGAGATCGTCCAGCGAGAAGGTGAGGCGCTCCAGAAGGCGCAGCGTCTCGTCGATGGCGTCTGGATGCGCGCGGAAAAGACGGGCCATGTCGGGCGCGGCTTTCAGGTGACGCTCGGCATTGGCCTCAAGCCGCCGTCCGGCCTCGCGAAGGGTGACATGCTCGCGGATGCAGGTGAGCACATCCTGAAGCCTGCGCCGGTGGGGGGCGTGATAGAGCACGTCATTGCTCGCCATCAGCGGCACCTCCGCCGCGCGCGCCATCTGGGCAAGGCCGGCCAGCCTGCGCCCGTCGCTCGGGCCGTGGGGCATGGTCGCGATGAGGCGGACGGCACCGGGAAAGGTGTCTGCGAGTGCGCGCAATGTCTCAAGGATGGGCGCCTTTGGGGCGGTCGGGCTTGCAGGCGGCATGACGCCCAGCTCCAGACCCTCGCCCCATGCGCGCAGATCATCGAGGGCCAGAAGGCACTGGCCCTTGGGCGCACGGCGATTGCCGAGGGTGAGAAGGCGCGTCAGGCGGCCATGGGCGGCGCGGTCGCGGGGCCAGGCAAGCACGTCGGGTGTGCCATCGGCAAAGACAAGCCTGCAGCCCGGCGCATAGCGTAAGCCTGCTTCCTTGGCGGCCAGATGGGTGCGCACGACGCCCGCCAGGGAATTGCGGTCGCACACGCCAAGTCCGGCAAGGCCCATCTGGGCCGCGGCAACGGCCAGTTCCTCCGGATGCGAGGCTCCGCGCAGGAAGGAGAAATTGGTGGCCGCACACAGTTCTGCATAGCGGGTCATGAAACCGGTCCACTCATGCGAAAAGCCCGTGCAGATACCAGCGTGGGGCGGCTGTCTCGCGCCCGTAAAGGCCCTCGCGATAAAGCCAGAAGCGCCGTCCCGTCGTGTCCTCGACGCGGAAATAGTCGCGGGTGGGCGCGTCCGCACCACGGCTCCACCATTGTGCGGCGAGCCGTTCGGGGCCCTCGCTTCTGGCGATTTCGTAGAAAGCACGACGCCAGCGGAACCGAAGCGGCGGGCCATCGGGCACACCTGCAACCGTTTCCACCGGTTCGGCGCGCTCCAGAAGGCGCAAGGGGCGAGTGGGACCGGCCCCGCCGGTCGCCTCGGCAATCCAGAAAAGCGCGTCTTCGCGCGCAAGGGCGGCGGGCACACTTGCGCTTCTGTGTTCCGGCAGGTGGGTGTCGCAGGGCAGGAAACGGGTGACCGCGCGAAGGCCGAGGCGTGCGCCGAGACGATCGATCAGGTGGGCAAGCGCGTCGGCCTGCGCCGCTTCCTCGCCCATGCCGATCTGGGTGCCGTCGTCGCGCTGGCTTTCCAGAACCGACAGACGCAGCAGATCGAAGCCGAAGCCCGCATCGAGCTCATCGCCCGCCTTGCGCAGCTTCTCTGCGAAAAGCGAGAGCACCCGGGCGGGGCTGCGCAAGGGCGCGCCGGTTCCCACGACCAGTCTGCGCACCGCGCCATCGACGCGAAAGAGCGTGAATTCCAGCGCGCGCGCGCCAAGGCCTGCCTTTTCCAGTCGCCGGGCGAGCAGGGAGGCGAGATGGCGGAGCGCCTCGCGCACATCCTCCTCGCGCGCAATGGGCTCCGCCAGGCGTCGTTCGACGGAAAGCTGGGCGACGGCCATGCGCGGGGAGATCGGTTCCTCGGCAAAGCCCATGGCCTGGTCGAGCCGGGTGATGAGACCCGGCCCGAAGCGGCTGGCAAGCGGCGCGCGCGGGCGATCGGCGATATCGCCGATGCGTTTCAGGCCGACGCGATCAAGAGCCGCCACCGTGTCCGGCTCCAGCCGCAGGGCGCAAAGCGGCAGGGGGAGCAGGGCCTCGCGGGTCTCGCGCGGGGGGATGCGGATCGCACCTTGAAGGCCGGGACGTCCGCCGAAGCGCGCCACCGCCCAGGCCGCGCCCGGCGTATCGGCCAGACCGGCGCGCACCGCGAAGCCTTGAGCGCGCAAGCGGGGTGCCAGATCATCGAGCAGGGCGCGTTCGCCGTCGTCCCCATTCTTGCGGTCGGCAAAGAGATGGGCGCAGCCGGAGATGTCGAGAAGCAGGCCATCGGGCGGATCAAGAGCGACCAGAGGGGTGTAGCGGTCGCACCAGTCGGCGATGTGTTCCACAAGGGCGGCATCGGCCTGAGGGTCCGCATCATGGGCAATGAGATCGGGCACACGGGCGCGGGCATCGGCCAGCGGTTCGCCGACACACAGGCCCCGTCGCGCGGCAATGGCGTCAACCGCCGCGATCCTGAGCGCGCCTTTCGCTTCCTCCACGATGATATGGGGTCGGTCGGACGTGGGCTCACCGGCCGCGCCCGCCAAAGCGCAGGCGGATGAGTTCGCCGCCGACATGCGCGGTCCCGCTGTCGCCTTGCGGGCGATCCTGTCGGTCGCAAGGCGCGGCAGCCACAGGCTCAAGATGCGTTGCCGTCCGGAAGATGCGCTCATCGCAGTCCCACTCCAGATCGAATGCGGCGGGCTTGCCCGCGCGGTTCCGTTCCAGCCGCACCCGCCATGCGGGGAAGCCCAATTCACGTTCACAACCCGGTTCCGCTTCATCCGTGGCGGCATCCGGCTGTGGGCCGGCGGAGGCGCGGCTCGGCCCATTGGCGATGCGCCAGCGCGTGGCCGCGGCTCCCGGTGTCGAGGGGGCGGCGTGGCTGACCAGAAACCCCGTGACGCCCCCTTCTGCGGCGCGCAGTGCAAGGCGGCGCGAGGCGGTGAGATCAAGCGCGCGCGGGGCTTGAAGGAATTCCCCGATCACGCCGACCAGGCCTGCGCAGCCAAGGCCCTCCTCCAGCGCCCACAACGTGTCGCCGGGGCTGTGCGTACGCACTTCGATGATCCTGTCCGGATCGAGCCCGAACTGCGCCAGACCCGCCGCATGGAGCCGTCCGGCCTCCATCGGCACACTGGCATCCGAGACCCAGAGCAGGGCGCCGGGGCAGGCGAAGGCGAGCCGGGTTACCAGCGCCAGTGCGAACCCCGCTGCCGCCCCCGCCTGACGCGTCTCGTCGCTGACGATTTCGTGCAGCGCGCCGCAGGCAAGGCCCGCTTCCAGTCCTGTCCCCGCCAGCACCGCGCCAAAACCGGGATCGAAGCGGCGCGCGGGGGCGGAAAGGCCGGTCGTCCCACCGGCGCCCAGGCGTTGTCCGTCATCCCTTGCCGCGGGGGCCATGGACCGCGATTTCGGGCGCACAGAGCCGCTTTCCAGTTGCGCGATTCGTCGTCGAAGCTCGGCAAGATCCGGCTCCGCCTGAGCGCCAGCCATCGCCGCACCTCATGTTTGTTCCTGTTATGTTCTATTAGATTCCAACAAGAGCGCACGGAGTCAAGCGGACAGAAACGACAAGCCCGGACGCTGTGCACAGGAGATGGATGAGGGGATGGGGGGGCCGGAAAATGCCGGGGCAAGGCCACATCGCAGCGGTGGACAAGGGCGTGGAAAACGCCGCTCTGGACCGCCGTCTGGCATTGGATTTTCGGGTGACGTGGGACGGTTGGAGGCGGCGGCAGTCGCAATCGGGGGGACCGCCGAAGGTGGCAAGGGGGCCTGGAGCTCCCACGTTACGTGCCTGAACGTTATTCTATCGGGGTGTGATAATCGTATGATGATCCACGGGTAACCGGGGGAGGTGTTGCCTCGGGACGCAGCGTGAGGCCTCTGCGAACGGTGTTCCGGCAAGGTGCGATCAGATATAGAAAATTAAGGTCAATGTGTCATTTCTTGCATGTTTTTAAATTGCGTCCTGCGATGGCGGGAGGTTGTGGCCTGCGATAGGGGCTCGCCGGCTTCAAGAACAGGGACGGTTCATGACGATCTTTCCGCATGCCGGAGGTCCGCGTACGCCGAAGTTGGATCAGAACAATTTGGATCAGAAGAATACTGACACGGCGGGCGAGACGGTTGGTCTTGTCGGACGCATCCGCGCAATTCTCGGCAGTACGACCGATTCCGCAAAAGCGCAGCGCATGGCCCTGTTCACCTTTGGGGTGCGCATTCTGGGCGCGGCGCTTGCCTATGGTCTTCAGGTGTTTCTCGCGCGCTGGATGGGCAGCCACGAATACGGCATCTATGTCGTGGTGTGGACGGTGGTGATCATTCTGGGCGTCATCGCGCCGATCGGTTTCAATTCCGCCGTGCAGCGGTTGATCCCGGAATATCTGGCCACCGGCAAGCTTGATCTTCTGCGCGGCGTTCTCAGTGCCAGCCGCATCATCGCGGTGACGGCGGCCACCCTATTGATGCTGGTCGCGATGGCGATCGTCTGGATCGGGTCCGACCACATTCCCGATTACTACATCATGCCAGCCTATCTGGCGGCGCTGTGTCTGCCCATGTTCACCCTGACCGATGTTCAGGAAGGGATCGCGCGGGCGCGCGACTGGGGCGATCTGGCGATGTTGCCGACCTATATCTGGCGACCGCTTCTGATCTTCGTGGGGGCCGTCGCCGCCAGCCTTGCCGGGTTTTCACACACCGCCACCACCATTTGCATCGTGGCGATTGTCGCGACCTGGTGCGTCGCCCTGCAGCAGCGTTTCGCCATGAACCGCCGTCTGCGTGGTGTCGTGGAGGCGGGGCCGAAACTCTGGACGCCGGGCGACTGGATGCGCCTGTCCCTGCCGATCTTTCTGGTGGAGGGCTTCTTCACGCTGCTGACCAGTGCCGATGTTCTCATGGTCAGCTATTTCGCACCGCCCGATGAGGTGGCGGTCTATTACGCCGCCGCAAAGACGCTGGCGCTCGTGCATTTCGTCTACTATGCGGTCAAGGCGGCCTCGGCCCATCGCTATTCGCGCTTTCATCACAGCGGTGATCATGAGGGACTGGCGGACTATGTGCGCCAATCGGTACGCTGGACCTTCTGGCCCTCGCTGGCCTGCGCGGGGCTGCTGGTGCTGTTCGGTGAGTATATTCTCCAGCTTTTCGGCAAGGATTTCACCGGCGGTCATGCCATTCTGTCGGTTCTGATGGTCGGTGTGCTGGCGCGCGCCTCCGTCGGTCCGGTGGATGCGCTTCTGACCATGGCCGGTGAGCAGAAGCGTTGCGCGGTTGCCTATGCGGCGGCCTTTGCGGTGAATGTCATCCTGAACGTGACGCTCATTCCGCTCTATGGTCTCATCGGGGCTGCCATCGCGACGGCGATCTCCATGTGCTTTGAAGCCTCCAGTCTGTTCTGGGTGGCCCGCAGGCGACTGGGGATCCACTCGTTCATCTGGACGCGGCTTTCGTGGCAAAAGCCGGATGCGACCTGACGCAACGCGAAGGCGATGCGCGAGGGGTGCGCGACCATGGTGGACGGGCCATGGAAGAGGAGGGGACGATGGACAGGGACGACATGATGCCCGCAGAAGGCGACGCGCCACTGGCGGCTCCGGTCGCGATTTCCGCGCTCGAACCTTTGTTGATGACACCGATGGAAGCGGTGGAGGAGGCCGGGGCCTGGGCCGAGCTGGCGGAGCAGGCGATGGAGCCCAATCCGTTCTTCCGACCGGAATTCCTGTTGTCCTACCTGCATCATGTGGAAAGCGAACCAATCACCATCGCGGCGGTGCGCAGGCGTGGCGGCGGCGGACTGGCCGGGTTGATGCCCCTTGGTCGCAAGCCGCTGGGGCTGGCCTGGAAGACGCCGCATGTCTGGACCCATGCCTACGCTCCCCTCGGCACCCCGCTTCTTTGTGCCGATTGTGCCCAGGCGGCGGCTGAAAAGCTTCTCCGGGTGGTCATGTCACACGTGGGAACGTTTCTC is a window encoding:
- the hemC gene encoding hydroxymethylbilane synthase — its product is MQSKPVRIGTRGSALALAQAHETRDRLMKAHGLPEEAFQIAIIKTSGDRILDRALSEVGGKGLFTKEIEDALLSGDIDFAVHSSKDMPTLLPDGLEISAFLPREDVRDAFISPKASTLLDLPQGAVVGSASLRRQAMVKRLRPDLEVVTYRGNVQRRLEKLAEGVVDATLLAYAGLKRLGLGDVVTSVIDEDSFLPAVGQGAICIESRIGDERIGALLAAIHHEETAICLTAERAFLRELDGSCRTPIAGLARIADSTVTLRGLILKPDGSLCHEGVREANIADAAAMGADLGLALKAAAGPGFLAE
- a CDS encoding DUF2125 domain-containing protein → MKSLRHTFMTAAVLLVIGGWSAFWFYASGMVKEQLDARLALLAQQGVQISCADREISGYPFRIEIHCAATDVALSGGEQVSVAGFRAVALIYKPYHIIFEADAPLAARMSPFAASIEGGWTIGHASLELDDWELSEAALSFEDLNLGLLGGSTSQKATGKLAELHLRRALDNPQAADIALTLKDVTLVGTVANATPFDGGVLVRVPDGRDLLTGKIEARDLIGRPLDIEEVFLSRDGARLAAHGELTVTREGFLEGELDVSAVEPGQVAGLVAPFYPADSRIPMAFQGALMGFGKKSGPDEAAAVSATLTFRDGMIRIGLIPIAQMTPLF
- a CDS encoding gamma-glutamylcyclotransferase, with the protein product MEDLWVFGYGSLIWRPGFAHVETAPALLRGSHRSLCVYSWVHRGTQARPGLVLGLDRGGACRGLAFRVEAKNRDEVIAYLREREQVTMVYREVYRDVTLDDGRRVKALSYVVERGHAQYAGALALEHQLEIVRDSHGQSGPNRDYVLNTADHLYELGIHDSGLHWLADALRTRP
- a CDS encoding NAD(P)H-dependent glycerol-3-phosphate dehydrogenase — protein: MRFQRIGVVGGGSWGTALALVAARAGRDVSLYARDAETVSSINASRQTPRLPGITLDRPIKATGDLAQAVDADAVLLVTPAQTTRALAGQMAPFLRAGTPVVLCAKGLEHGSGKLLGDVLAETLPGASVAVLSGPSFASDVARGLPTAVTVAAGDADLADDLARALACDSLRPYSSTDLVGVQIGGALKNVLAIPCGVIVGRGLGASAQAALIARGFAELSRLAKAMGAQSETLSGLSGLGDLVLTASSPQSRNMAFGIEVGRGGSVAELTAPGTKLVEGVHTAPVAVELGRREGVELPICEVVASVLADVLSVDDALQTLMSRPLKREI
- the tsaD gene encoding tRNA (adenosine(37)-N6)-threonylcarbamoyltransferase complex transferase subunit TsaD: MSNELAGDDPALQTNFAPADVAGALVLGIETSCDETAAAVIRRNADGTGEILSNIVRSQIEDHAAFGGVVPEIAARAHIALLDGLVRTAMDEAGVAFDDLDAVAATAGPGLIGGVIVGLMTAKAIALAADKPLVAVNHLEAHALTARLTDHVSFPYLMLLVSGGHTQFVLARGVGDYVRLGSTIDDALGEAFDKTAKLLGLAYPGGPAVERAAKTGNGSRFDLPRPLLNRPGLDMSFAGLKTAVRVAAERAAPLSDQDVADLCASFQEAAADVVSQRAGRALALFEEEYPGVEPVLVIAGGVAANQRIRDGLEQAAEAVGARLVAPPPQLCTDNGAMIAWAGAERFVLGLVDELDVSPRPRWPLDATAQPMLGDGRKGAKV